The genomic DNA TGAAAAAATCAAAACATTAACAAATAAAGATGAAGTGAAAATTTGTTCCAGTGGAAACAATGGTATTTTCATTACACTTTCAGCTATTAAAGGAGATATCATTGTTCCAGATCAGGGAGGATGGCACGGATTTAAACAGATTGCAAAATTTTTAGATAAAAATGTAATAACTCTAAAAACAGATTCTGGATTAATTGAACCTAATTATATAGATGATTTGGATATAAAAGAAGATTCTGCATTAATTTATACAAGTTTTGCAGGATATTGTGCAGAGCAAAACACCAAAGGCATTGCAAAATACTGTAAAACTAACAATATATTAACTATTGAAGATGCATCTGCAGGTATTGGAGATAACAAAAACAAACTTGGAAGACATTCAGATATTATACTTGCATCTACAGGATCACCTAAGATAATTAATGTAGGACAGGGTGGTTTTATTGCATCAAACAATGAAGAAATTTTTAAACAGTCTTCACTTCCTCAAAAATTAAGTAAAACATCACAAATTGTATGTGCTGGTATAGATAGTGAACTTGATAATGTTGGAAAAAAACTAGAAGACACAGTAAATGCAACAGACTACATAAAAAAACACATTGATAGTGCACTACATAAAGATAAAAGAGGCATAAATGTAATTATTCCACATGATGATGCAAAGTCAATAGGTTGGAATTTGAAAAAAACACTAACTACAGATAAAAGTGGATTTATTACAACATGTCCAAATTATAATAGAATAAAACAAAAAGCTATTGCAGTAGAAATAAAAAATCTGGACTATGAATGTCTTAAAAAAGAGAATTTGGATAAAATAATTGAAGAATTAAAACTTAATAATTTACAGTAAGTTTTGCAATTCTATCAATAATTATGTCTTCTAAAGACATATTTATAATTTCATCATCACTAATTTTATAAATTTTTATCAAATTAGATTCATCCAAATCAAAAACACTATCATCAGGTGTAAAAATTTTAGACAACTCTTCAAAATGATCTTTGCTGTTAATTAAAATAACGCATAAGTTCATTTCACCTTCTTTTAAACCAAGAATATTAAATGCTTTTGAAATTTGTCTTTGGGCAGAACATCTAAGAGCAATCTCAACACTTAAATCATTAGCCAGATTTTCACCTCTATCAAAAGCAAGAAGTGCCTGATTAACACCATGAATTATGTGATTTTTTGAAACTATTGAATCTGCATTTAGAAGTTGTATAATTTCACCATCTTCCTTAATACTATCAATATAATCAAGTGTTTCTCCAATAGAATTAATTGTTCCTTTGAAACCCAAAATTTGAATATTATCCATGTACATGTTTACACCTAATCACGCAATAATCTGTTAACTCCTGCAACATAAGCTTTTACACTAGCATTAATAATATCAGGTTCAGTACCACGAGCAGAAACAACTTTATCTCCTTTTTGCAATTTAATAATTACATCAATAAATGCATCAGTACCACCAGTAATAGCATCTACGTGATATTCAATTAAATCCACATCACTAAATGCATCAAGAGATTTTAAAGCATTAATAGCAGCATCAACAGGACCTAAACCTACACCAGCATTAAGAACTTCATCACCATCAAAAATAATCTTAACAGATGCAGTAGGCATTACTTTATTTCCAGAAACAATAGTTAATTCATCTAATTTAATTCTATCTTCGTGGTTAATTTCCAAAACGTTATCAGCAATTGCCTGCAAATCAACATCAGTTACAGTTTTTCCTTTGTCTGCTAAATTTTTAATATCATTACAAATGTGCTGAAGCTGGGTTTTATTAACATGTAACCCTAACTCTTTAAGTTTGTTATCCAATCCATGAGTACCCATGTGTTTACCAATGACAAATTTACGTTTTCTTC from Methanobacteriaceae archaeon includes the following:
- a CDS encoding DegT/DnrJ/EryC1/StrS family aminotransferase, encoding MFKFKTISQKTRRVMSEVALGNLSNINFEESCCEKIKTLTNKDEVKICSSGNNGIFITLSAIKGDIIVPDQGGWHGFKQIAKFLDKNVITLKTDSGLIEPNYIDDLDIKEDSALIYTSFAGYCAEQNTKGIAKYCKTNNILTIEDASAGIGDNKNKLGRHSDIILASTGSPKIINVGQGGFIASNNEEIFKQSSLPQKLSKTSQIVCAGIDSELDNVGKKLEDTVNATDYIKKHIDSALHKDKRGINVIIPHDDAKSIGWNLKKTLTTDKSGFITTCPNYNRIKQKAIAVEIKNLDYECLKKENLDKIIEELKLNNLQ
- the cgi121 gene encoding KEOPS complex subunit Cgi121, which produces MYMDNIQILGFKGTINSIGETLDYIDSIKEDGEIIQLLNADSIVSKNHIIHGVNQALLAFDRGENLANDLSVEIALRCSAQRQISKAFNILGLKEGEMNLCVILINSKDHFEELSKIFTPDDSVFDLDESNLIKIYKISDDEIINMSLEDIIIDRIAKLTVNY